A window of the bacterium genome harbors these coding sequences:
- a CDS encoding Nif3-like dinuclear metal center hexameric protein codes for MTLAEAIKSIEFKYPPQATIPGDYAGIICGKANKSVNKILFAVDLSMAVVLEAIRGGFDLLITFHLPYITKSLFDIRGLDARVSHAVENGLAVYSLSSNVEFGRSGFSYFMMEEFGASFEAFSMTSCFEPMYKIVVFVPLDAFEKFRKAILDIGAGYIGNYSHASFSAKGEGTFKPLPGSEPYIGEVGKFERVEEMRFETIVPQHLLDEVLEAINLYHPYEEPAVDVYSLNMNSKTAGFGVIGMLPYPMKLTNLIAECRQKFFGASIRVIESEKNFVQRVLFWADNVEKIIDSILDSGTDVVIAGEIPHSCAVALADNQIAAIEVGIFAAKINLMNYILKILDDAMHASEKNVELKVSESQREYLRHMA; via the coding sequence ATGACACTGGCAGAAGCGATAAAATCTATCGAATTTAAATACCCACCTCAAGCCACAATACCTGGAGATTACGCGGGAATAATATGCGGTAAAGCTAATAAAAGCGTGAACAAAATCTTGTTTGCTGTTGATCTTAGTATGGCAGTTGTTCTTGAGGCCATAAGGGGAGGATTCGACCTGCTTATAACCTTCCATCTGCCCTATATAACGAAAAGCTTGTTCGATATAAGAGGGCTCGATGCTCGAGTTTCGCATGCTGTCGAGAACGGTTTGGCTGTCTATTCTCTTTCCTCGAATGTCGAGTTTGGAAGGAGTGGATTCAGCTATTTTATGATGGAGGAATTCGGGGCGTCATTTGAGGCGTTCAGTATGACCAGTTGTTTTGAACCAATGTACAAGATCGTTGTATTTGTGCCTCTCGATGCGTTCGAGAAATTCAGGAAAGCTATTCTCGACATTGGTGCTGGCTACATAGGCAACTATAGCCACGCAAGTTTTTCCGCCAAAGGCGAAGGCACATTTAAACCCTTGCCCGGAAGCGAACCTTACATAGGGGAAGTCGGCAAGTTCGAGCGAGTTGAGGAGATGAGATTTGAAACTATTGTCCCTCAGCACCTGCTTGACGAAGTGCTTGAAGCTATAAATTTGTACCATCCATACGAGGAGCCCGCTGTTGATGTTTACTCCCTCAATATGAATTCAAAAACGGCTGGTTTTGGCGTTATCGGGATGCTTCCTTACCCGATGAAGTTGACTAATCTTATTGCTGAATGCAGACAAAAGTTTTTTGGAGCCAGCATTCGAGTTATAGAGAGTGAGAAAAACTTTGTTCAGCGGGTGCTTTTCTGGGCAGATAATGTCGAAAAAATTATTGATTCCATTCTTGATTCAGGCACTGATGTCGTTATTGCTGGCGAGATTCCTCATTCTTGCGCTGTAGCTCTTGCCGATAATCAGATAGCTGCGATAGAGGTTGGAATTTTTGCTGCGAAAATTAATCTTATGAATTATATTTTAAAAATTTTAGATGATGCGATGCACGCTTCGGAAAAAAATGTTGAGTTGAAGGTTTCTGAGTCTCAAAGGGAGTATTTGAGGCATATGGCGTAA